One stretch of Daphnia carinata strain CSIRO-1 unplaced genomic scaffold, CSIRO_AGI_Dcar_HiC_V3 NW_026453148.1, whole genome shotgun sequence DNA includes these proteins:
- the LOC132088558 gene encoding voltage-dependent anion-selective channel-like, giving the protein MGGSGSTRANLETGVQLAWTAGSNATRFGIGCKYQLDNDSAVRAKINNASQLGLGYQQKLRQGVTITLSSMVDLKNFNQGGHKIGMALELEA; this is encoded by the exons atGGGAGGCTCG GGTAGTACTCGGGCTAATCTAGAAACAGGTGTCCAACTTGCCTGGACTGCCGGTTCAAATGCCACCCGATTCGGTATTGGTTGCAAGTACCAGTTAGATAACGACAGTGCAGTCCGCGCCAAGATCAATAACGCTTCCCAGCTTGGCCTTGGCTATCAGCAAAAACTCCGCCAGG GTGTTACCATTACCCTATCGTCAATGGTTGATCTGAAAAACTTCAACCAAGGAGGTCACAAAATTGGTATGGCGCTGGAATTGGAAGCCTAA
- the LOC130702691 gene encoding DNA-directed RNA polymerase III subunit RPC1-like — translation MVKEQYRETDVIRKIAKVSFGIVNPQQIQQQAHMQVVAQSLYNCDSSRTPVQYGMLDRPMPKKASCDIVQRLQGKQGRFRGNLSEEWVDFSGRTVISPDPNLRIDQVGVPELVAKILTFPTRVNEANIELMRKLVKNGADVYPGANYLQEKDSDVKTFLKDENRDRIARNLKLGDLIERHMMDEDIVLFNRQPSLHKISIMCHRAKVLPHRTFRFNECVCTPYNAHFDGDEMKLYFPQTEEARAEAWILMGNKYNLVTPRNGELLIAAIQDFITGAYLLTLKDAFFDRAKTCQMVASMLTAHEVNMVIKLPPPCIQKPMALWSGKQIFSLILRPNPGDPIKVNLKTKGKEYSTKNEELCTNDGFLLVRNSEVLAGSVDKSTIGSGSKMNIFYVLLRDYGVDFAIQAMWKLGRVASYYMMNRGFSIGIGDVTPGKTLLKEKQVLLDNGYAKCDEYVRLLTIGQLPCLPGCNKEESLESKILKELSGIRDQAGEVCKKELHPSNSPLVMSKSGSKGSFINISQMIACVGQQALNGKRVPNGFEDRSLPHFKRHSKIPAAKGFVSNSFYSGLTPTEFFFHAMDGHEGLVDTAVKTAETGYMQRRLVELLEDLCCQYDSTVRNSTGEIIQFVYGGDGLDPTYMEAKDRPVDFQRALVHIKAASPYADEDPLDDIELQQAFDTIMEKDAFKSLGVDFKHELRIFVEDQVRRIRKVRERYKMEGRPLLPVEKHLERITDGQLREFCEFSKEKYHGAKIEPGTAVGALCAQSIGEPGTQMTLKTCHFAGVASMNITQGVPRIKEIINASKAISTPVISTQLLIDNDPEYARRVKGRIEKTILGEVTEYFEEVYLPDDCYMLIKLDVNRIRLLKLEVDANSIQRSLCTCKLGIKPAFIKVISETIVIVKPAPSVKSSMYHVMQFLKEQLPKVVIKGLPTVSRAVINIDGTRKPPRYSLLVEGDNMREVMATYGVQGTSTTSNNILEVFSTLGIEAAKATIAKEIQYTMESHGMSVDRRHVALLSDLMSCRGEILGITRDGLGKMKESILMLASFKRASDHLFDASYYGQEHEITGVSECIIMGIPMSIGTGAFKLLHKTGNTVPPKRMPLIFDVPEYHLPEYGSRI, via the exons ATGGTTAAAGAACAGTATCGGGAAACTGATGTTATCAGGAAGAT AGCCAAAGTAAGCTTTGGAATTGTGAACCCTCAGCAAATACAACAGCAAGCCCATATGCAAGTTGTAGCACAAAGTTTGTACAATTGTGATTCTTCCCGAACACCTGTGCAATATGGAATGCTCGATAGGCCAATG CCAAAAAAGGCATCATGTGATATTGTTCAACGTCTTCAAGGCAAACAGGGACGTTTTCGTGGAAATCTTTCAGAAGAGTGGGTCGATTTCTCGGGTAGAACGGTCATTTCACCCGATCCAAATTTGCGGATCGATCAAGTGGGAGTTCCAGAATTGGTTGCCAAAATTTTGACTTTCCCTACTCGTGTGAACGAAGCAAACATTGAGCTCATGAGGAAGTTGGTAAAAAATGGAGCAGACGTCTATCCCGGCGCCAATTATCTTCAAGAGAAAGACTCAGATGTCAAAACGTTCTTGAAAGATGAAAACCGCGATAGAATAGCCCGCAATCTGAAG ttaggTGATTTGATTGAAAGGCATATGATGGATGAAGATATAGTTCTTTTCAATCGCCAACCATCTTTGCACAAGATATCTATTATGTGCCACAGGGCAAAGGTTTTACCCCATCGTACTTTCCGCTTTAATGAATGCGTCTGTACGCCCTACAATGCACATTTTGATGGAGATGAAATGAAACTCTATTTTCCCCAAACAGAAGAAGCCCGAGCTGAAGCTTGGATACTTATGGGAAATAAGTACAATTTAGTGACACCACGCAATGGCGAATTGTTGATAGCAGCAATTCAG GATTTCATCACCGGGGCGTATCTACTGACTTTAAAGGATGCATTCTTTGATCGAGCCAAAACCTGTCAAATGGTCGCATCAATGCTAACGG CTCATGAGGTGAATATGGTCATCAAGCTTCCTCCTCCTTGCATTCAAAAACCGATGGCTCTATGGTCGGGAAAACAGATCTTTAGCCTGATTCTGCGCCCTAACCCAGGAGATCCAATTAAAGTCAATTTGAAAACCAAAGGAAAGGAATATTCGACAAAAAATGAGGAGTTGTGCACCAACGACGGATTTCTTTTGGTTCGGAATTCCGAGGTGCTAGCCGGTAGCGTCGATAAATCTACAATTGGCTCCGGTTCAAAAATGAACATATTTTACGTGTTACTACGTGACTACGGAGTGGATTTCGCCATCCAGGCTATGTGGAAACTCGGTCGTGTAGCTTCTTATTACATGATGAACCGAGGATTTTCCATCGGCATTGGAGATGTTACACCTG GCAAAACGTTGCTGAAAGAGAAGCAAGTACTTTTGGACAATGGTTACGCGAAGTGCGACGAATACGTTCGTCTTCTCACCATAGGTCAACTGCCTTGCCTTCCTGGTTGCAATAAAGAAGAGTCATTAGaatcaaaaatattaaaag AACTTTCTGGAATTCGTGACCAGGCCGGAGAGGTTTGTAAAAAAGAGTTGCATCCAAGCAATAGCCCGTTAGTCATGTCCAAAAGCGGGTCCAAAGGATCCTTCATTAATATATCCCAAATGATTGCCTGTGTCGGCCAGCAAGCTTTGAATGGCAAACGAGTTCCTAATGGTTTCGAAGATCGTAGTTTGCCACACTTTAAGCGGCATTCCAAGATCCCCGCTGCTAAAGGATTTGTTTCAAACAGTTTCTATTCGGGGTTGACGCCTacagaattctttttccacgCAATGGATGGACATGAGGGTCTAGTAGATACTGCCGTAAAGACTGCCGAGACTGG gtacATGCAACGACGACTTGTTGAGTTGTTGGAAGATCTGTGTTGCCAATACGATTCGACCGTAAGAAATTCTACCGGTGAGATCATACAGTTTGTTTATGGAGGCGATGGTTTGGACCCCACCTACATGGAAGCCAAAGATCGCCCTGTGGATTTTCAAAGAGCTCTTGTTCACATCAAAGCAGCGTCCCCTTATGCCGATGAAGATCCGTTAGATGACATTGAATTACAACAAGCTTTTGATACTATTATGGAGAAGGATGCCTTCAAATCACTTGGGGTCGACTTCAAACATGAACTTAG AATTTTTGTGGAGGATCAAGTCAGACGTATCCGTAAGGTACGGGAGCGTTATAAGATGGAAGGTCGGCCACTATTACCTGTAGAAAAACACTTGGAGCGCATAACCGATGGTCAACTACGAGAGTTCTGCGAATTTTCCAAAGAGAAGTATCATGGTGCAAAAATTGAGCCGG GCACCGCTGTCGGAGCCCTTTGCGCGCAGAGCATTGGCGAACCGGGTACTCAAATGACATTAAAGACTTGTCACTTCGCTGGTGTGGCATCCATGAACATCACACAGGGAGTTCCTAG GATTAAGGAAATCATTAACGCCTCAAAGGCCATTAGTACACCAGTTATCTCCACCCAACTCCTAATTGACAACGACCCAGAATATGCGCGACGAGTAAAAGGAAGGATAGAAAAAACCATTCTCGGAGaa GTGACGGAATATTTCGAAGAAGTATATCTGCCTGATGACTGCTACATGTTGATTAAACTAGACGTGAACCGAATCCGCTTGCTGAAACTTGAGGTGGATGCAAATTCTATCCAGCGgag cCTCTGTACGTGTAAGCTGGGAATAAAACCAGCTTTCATCAAAGTCATCAGTGAAACAATAGTCATTGTTAAGCCCGCTCCATCTGTAAAATCGTCAATGTATCATGTGATGCAGTTCCTCAAGGAACAATTGCCTAAGGTCGTTATAAAG GGCTTACCAACTGTTAGCCGAGCTGTTATCAACATCGACGGTACAAGGAAACCGCCCAGGTATTCTTTGCTTGTAGAGGGTGACAATATGCGCGAAGTGATGGCGACCTACGGCGTTCAAGGAACATCAACGACTTCTAACAATATCTTGGAAGTCTTTAGCACCCTAGGAATTGAAGCTGCCAA GGCAACAATTGCCAAAGAAATTCAGTATACTATGGAAAGTCATGGCATGAGTGTCGATCGCCGACATGTTGCCTTGCTATCCGATCTAATGAGTTGTCGTGGTGAAATCTTGGGTATCACCAGGGATGGTTTGGGTAAAATGAAGGAGTCCATTTTGATGTTGGCGTCG TTTAAGAGAGCTTCTGATCATTTATTCGATGCATCTTATTATGGCCAAGAACACGAAATCACTGGCGTAAGCGAGTGCATCATTATGGGAATACCAATGTCGATTGGAACAGGAGCTTTCAAGCTACTGCATAAAACGGGGAATACTGTTCCGCCAAAACGAATGCCACTCATTTTTGATGTACCAGAATATCACTTACCAGAG TACGGGAGTCGCATTTGA
- the LOC130702685 gene encoding anaphase-promoting complex subunit 15B-like, translating into MWLNSVATKNSDMLPIGKTSSEPVDEDEDEEDEEEHEDDDSESREDDDSESREAEDSDIDSFTVNGPNFNRDLGEGPPRLANLTMDLSE; encoded by the exons ATGTGG CTGAACTCAGTAGCTACGAAGAACAGTGATATGTTGCCTATTGGAAAGACGTCGTCAgag CCTgtagacgaagatgaagatgaagaagatgaggagGAACATGAAGATGATGACAGCGAAAGTCGTGAAGATGATGACAGCGAAAGTCGTGAAGCAGAAGACAGTGATATAGACTCCTTTACTGTCAATGGGCCAAACTTTAATCGTGACCTTGGTGAAGGTCCACCTAGACTTGCCAACCTTACTATGGATCTCAGTGAATAA
- the LOC130702686 gene encoding uncharacterized protein LOC130702686 gives MYYTTTYAAPAYYTEATKYYSAPSYYPTEAPQYTTTYAAPVYYTEAPEYYTTKAPEYYTTKAPEYYTQKAEYYTTTYTAPAYYTAAPKYYQTEAPQYYTTKAPEYYTTTYAAPSYYSETPKYYATTYAAPAYYTEAPQYYTTKAVEYYMTKASEYYIKKAEYYTTTYAAPSYFTEAPQYYTTTAPEYYTTPYAAPSYYTERPRYY, from the coding sequence atgtactacaccacaacgtacgccgctccagcttactacaccgaagctacCAAGTATTACTCAGCCCCAAGCTACTACCCGACTGAGGCGCCACAATACACCACCACGTATGCTGCTCCAGTTTATTACACCGAagctcctgaatactacaccacaaaggctcctgaatactacacgacTAAAGCCCCGGAGTATTACACACAGAaggctgaatactacaccacaacgtacaCTGCCCCGGCTTACTACACTGCAGCTCCCAAGTATTACCAGACtgaggctccgcaatactacaccaccaaggcgccggaatactacaccacaacgtatgctgctccGAGCTACTATTCCGAAACCCCCAAGTACTACGCCACTACCTACGCTGCCCCGGCTTATTACACCgaggctccgcaatactacaccaccaaggctgTTGAATACTACATGACGAAAGCCTCGGAGTACTACATCAAGAAAGcagaatactacaccacaacttacgcAGCTCCATCTTACTTCACTGAGGCTCCCCAATACTATACTACAACGgcccccgagtactacaccacaccGTATGCTGCACCAAGCTATTACACTGAGCGTCCCAGGTATTATTAA